From one Humulus lupulus chromosome 8, drHumLupu1.1, whole genome shotgun sequence genomic stretch:
- the LOC133797234 gene encoding BTB/POZ domain and ankyrin repeat-containing protein NPR1, with protein MDSKTGLSDSTEILSNSSSICNLREFPSEPEPSDVGLNRFSENLYSIFESPDSEFFADAWLAVTGGREIPVHRCILSGRSGFFRNVFAGSKDRGSRFELKDLAKDYEVGFDSVVAVLGYLYSGKVRALPKGVCVCVDEDCSHTACRSTVNFMVEVLYASFTFQVSELVSLYQRHLLDILDKIAADDVLVVLSVANICGKACEGLLERCTEIIVKSKFDVITLDKALPQHTVKKIIDSRLELGFDNSEGLIYPEKHVKRIHRALESDDVELVRMLLKEGHTNLDDAHALHYAVAYCDAKTTAELLDLGLADVNCRNNRGYTVLHVAAMRREPKLIVSLLTKGARPSDLTLDGRKALQIAKQLTRSADYFKPTEEGKDSPRDRLCIEILEQAERRAPLLGEASASLAMAGDDLRKKLLYLENRVGLAKLLFPMEAKVVMDISQMDCTSEFINGLSSKNSAGAKRTTVDLNEAPFKIQEEHLIRLKELSRTVELGKRFFPRCSEVLNKIMDADDLSQLAYLGHGTPSERLAKKRRYMELQEVLTKAFNEDKQEIDQSVLSSSSTSTSVGLVRSNGKPA; from the exons ATGGATAGCAAAACTGGACTTTCCGATTCGACCGAGATCTTaagcaatagtagtagtatttgCAACTTAAGGGAATTCCCTTCGGAGCCTGAGCCTTCCGATGTTGGCCTCAATCGCTTCTCGGAGAATCTATACTCAATCTTCGAGTCCCCGGATTCCGAGTTCTTTGCCGACGCCTGGCTCGCCGTGACCGGAGGTAGGGAAATTCCGGTACACCGGTGCATTCTCTCGGGGAGAAGTGGGTTCTTTCGGAATGTGTTCGCTGGGTCGAAGGATAGAGGTTCCAGGTTCGAATTGAAGGACTTGGCTAAGGATTACGAGGTGGGTTTCGACTCGGTGGTGGCGGTTTTGGGTTATTTGTATAGTGGAAAGGTCAGGGCGTTGCCGAAAGGGGTTTGTGTTTGTGTGGATGAGGATTGTTCCCATACGGCATGTCGTTCGACTGTGAACTTCATGGTGGAGGTGCTCTATGCTTCTTTCACGTTTCAAGTCTCCGAACTGGTGTCGCTTTATCAG AGGCACCTTTTAGATATCCTCGACAAAATTGCAGCTGATGATGTCTTGGTGGTTCTATCTGTTGCTAATATATGTGGAAAAGCTTGTGAGGGACTGCTGGAAAGGTGTACTGAAATTATTGTTAAATCCAAATTTGATGTCATTACTCTTGATAAGGCTTTACCACAACACACGgttaaaaaaataatagattCACGGTTGGAGCTTGGTTTTGACAATTCGGAAGGCCTTATATATCCTGAAAAACATGTAAAGAGAATACATAGGGCTCTGGAGTCGGATGATGTTGAGTTAGTCAGAATGCTACTGAAAGAAGGGCATACCAATCTTGATGATGCACATGCACTTCACTATGCTGTGGCATACTGTGATGCAAAGACGACGGCTGAGTTGCTTGATCTTGGACTCGCTGATGTTAATTGCAGGAATAATAGGGGATACACTGTTCTTCATGTTGCTGCAATGCGGAGAGAGCCTAAGCTTATAGTATCTCTTTTAACAAAGGGAGCAAGACCATCTGATCTTACATTGGATGGAAGGAAAGCACTTCAAATAGCAAAGCAGTTAACCAGGTCTGCAGATTATTTTAAGCCTACTGAGGAAGGCAAAGATTCTCCAAGAGATCGATTATGCATAGAGATATTAGAGCAAGCAGAAAGAAGGGCTCCATTACTTGGAGAAGCTTCTGCCTCTCTTGCTATGGCAGGGGATGATCTGCGGAAGAAGTTGTTGTACCTTGAGAATAGAG TTGGACTGGCGAAACTTCTATTCCCCATGGAAGCCAAGGTCGTTATGGATATTTCTCAAATGGACTGCACGTCTGAATTCATAAATGGGCTAAGTTCAAAGAATTCAGCTGGTGCCAAGAGGACAACCGTAGACTTAAATGAGGCCCCTTTTAAGATTCAAGAAGAACATTTGATCAGGTTGAAGGAACTCTCTAGAACTG TGGAACTTGGGAAACGGTTCTTTCCTCGTTGTTCAGAAGTACTCAATAAGATCATGGATGCTGATGACTTGTCACAGTTAGCTTATTTGGGACACGGCACTCCATCAGAACGGCTAGCAAAGAAAAGAAGATACATGGAACTGCAAGAAGTTCTAACAAAAGCATTTAATGAGGACAAACAAGAAATTGATCAGTCTGTTTTATCATCTTCTTCAACTTCAACTTCAGTAGGGTTGGTGAGGTCTAATGGTAAGCCAGCATAA
- the LOC133797235 gene encoding uncharacterized protein LOC133797235, with the protein MADPKFGPIHPPSDKVQTPNLFERAKEEIEAIINQGEKSPAHAHHKETHGMRNDIDAETPLEDVRAPNLFERAKEEVEALIQTIHHKEESSTYGGRGEDRKEVHNQQKPFSTSDIHVETPTFIEKAKQKIEQFIHPEKSPHHHHHREIHGLSDDIDENTPIDMVKGPNVFERAKEEIEAVLETIIHKKNL; encoded by the exons ATGGCAGATCCCAAATTTGGACCGATCCACCCTCCATCAG ATAAAGTACAAACACCCAATTTGTTTGAAAGGGCAAAGGAAGAGATTGAAGCAATAATAAACCAGGGAGAAAAATCACCAGCACATGCTCATCACAAGGAGACTCATGGGATGAGGAATGACATCGATGCGGAAACCCCATTGGAGGATGTTAGAGCTCCAAATTTGTTTGAGCGAGCAAAAGAAGAGGTTGAGGCTCTAATCCAAACAATCCATCATAAGGAGGAGTCTTCAACTTATGGAGGAAG GGGTGAAGATAGGAAGGAGGTCCACAATCAGCAGAAACCCTTTTCTACTTCAG ATATCCATGTGGAGACACCCACTTTTATTGAGAAAGCCAAGCAAAAGATTGAACAATTCATACACCCTGAGAAGTCTCCTCACCACCACCATCATAGAGAAATCCATGGTTTGAGTGATGACATTGACGAGAACACCCCAATCGATATGGTGAAGGGGCCAAATGTTTTTGAAAGAGCaaaagaagaaattgaggctGTTTTAGAGACAATTATTCATAAGAAAAACCTttag